The window TAAATACACCATTCTTAATTATTCTATTTATTTATTAATAATTAAAAAGTGGGATACTTTTATCTGGAATACAGATATTTACAAATAATTAATACAAAATGTATGGAATAAAGATACTGTAATTATCTGGTGCTAATTCTGTTAACCTGGAATATTATCATGCAGAATATTATTACCGATTTATAACATAATTATTGCGGTAAAATCTGCTTTAGAAACTTGGAAGGGTAATGGGCGCAAATAATGTGGATTCATGTGCCATGATCTGCCAAGAACTATCAGCAAAGACCCTTAATGTCAAATCAGAGATTGAATCTTTATTAATAAAATAATTTATAAGGGACATTTATATATTATCGTAAAAGAAATAAGGTTAATTTAAATATAAAAAGAATTTACGGATCAGACATTACATTCAGGTCTATATTCAATGAAATATCTGATCCCTGGTAATAGTTGACATCCTTTCCATTTGAATTCCCCAATCCCAAGTATATATACATTGTTGCCGTACCACCGGGGCTAAGAGATGTTCCGAATCCTGTTCCCTCAGTCACATTATATACATAGCCAGTATCCATCTTCAAGGCGCTCATGAAGTTTGTCTCAGATACGCCGGTAGCAGTTATGGGCTGTCCATTCGGGTTATACTGTTTGTCAGATGATGTTGTGTTGTTATAAGAATACATTGAAACTCCTGTAGATGGCATCGTGTGGCTTGGAGGTGTTGTATTCATTAATGTGGGTGGAGGTGGAGGTGGTGGGCTTGGTGGGTCTGTAACTATGATTCCTACAGTTCCAGTGTTGGTTATCACAGCTTTTAGTATAACGTATTCGCCTGGGGCAAAATTGGTTACATTTATAACATATTCGTCACCGCTTGTTGCTGTTGTATAGCTTGCTGTTCCAAGGTTCAGATTATAATTCCCGTTGCTATTATGGACATCAGCCCCCTGTCCTATTGTTGTTGTAATTCCGTTAGGTCCCTGCACGGTTATTACAGTGTTGTTTGCATTTGTTCCAACAAGATGAACATTGTTCTGCCAGTCCAAATGTCCTGCCGTTCCGTTAACAGCTATGCTCGAACTCCCGGAGAATGCAGAGAAAGCGAATGTTCCTCCCATAGCCACAAGAATAGGCACAACCATTAATACTAATAATTTTTTGTTCATTTATTCACCATGTTTTTATTATTCTCATGTTAATTAAAACGTATGATTAAGATATATTATACAGAGATATTAATAAAAAATTAGTACAAACAGTACAGAACACTGATACTTGAAAATACTGTACATGTCTATTAACAACCATTCAATATAAAAATATAGAATAATGATGTGGCAATGCTGGGTAATAAATCATGGAAGACAAAGTACTGTTGTGGAGAACCTAAAACGTGATACCTGCCGCCTCTGATTCCAGATACTCTTGGAATTAATTATTCAATATATTCATTAAAATGTATAGGGTTAAATATGGATGTTGTTTGAATTAAGTATGAAATCTATATGCCCTTTTTGCGGTGTGGGATGCGGATTAGAGTTGTTACCTGTTAATCACATCATTACAGCTGTAAAACCTGTTTCAGAACATGTGGTTAGCCATGGCCATATATGCGGTAAGGGAGCAGCGGCACATGAAGCTCTAACCATGTGGGACAGAATTTATTATCCGCTGGTGAGAAATAAAGGCAACCTGGAGAGAACCGACTGGGATAGTGCATTAGATCTGGTTGTGAAAAAAATAAAAGAAATACAGGCAAAGTATGGCCCAGATTCAGTGGCATTTTATGGGGGTTGCCAGAATACCCTTGAAGAAGTTTACCTGTTCCAGAAACTTGGAAGGGCCCTGGGGACGAACAATGTGGATTCCTGTGCCAGGGTTTGCCACGACCCATCAGCAAAGGCACTCAAGGAAATGGTTGGAATAGGGGCAGGTGCAACATCTGTAACTGAAATCCCAAAGGCAGATGTAATAGTTATCGCCGGAGAATCGATTACGGATAGCCATCCGGTGCTATCACAGTATTTTGTTGAGGCAAAGCAAAATGGTGCCAGGATTATAGTAATAGACCCAAGAACTACTAGGACTGACGTTTTTGCAGACGTACATATAAAAATAAAACCACGGACAGATATCTTCCTTTTCAATGCAGTTGGGAACTACCTCATACAGAACAACCTTATCAACAATGATTTTATAAATGCAAGGACAGATGATTTTGAATCCTATAAGGCTGCAGTTTCATCCTATACCCTTGAACTTGCAGAGGAGAAAACAGGAATCCCGAAAGAAACCATAAGGCAATTTGCCGACCTTGTTTCTGGTGGGAAGACCATTTTTTCATGGGGCCTGGGTCTGACGCAGTCAACTGGCACAAAGGGTATAAAATCATATATAGACCTTGTGCTGTTAACCGGCAACATTGGAAGGGAGGGAACCGGGATTATAGTTTACAGGGGGCAGACAAACGTTCAAAGTTCCGGCGACCTGATAAAACCTGATACGTTCCCAAACGGGCCATTGAATGAGGCAAATAGCGAGGAATTATCCAAAGTATGGGGATTCAGGCCACCTGTTTGCAAGGGGACAAATATACCTGAGGCATTTTATGGAAATGACGGAAAGATAAAGGCACTGTTTCTCATGGGCTACAATCCCGTAAGAAGCCTGCCAGATAAGGCTAGAATAGAGAAATTTCTTAAATCCCTGGAACTGGTTGTCGTCCAGGATATATTCATGACAGAGAATACAGATTACGCCCATATAGTATTCCCTGCCGCAGCATGGGCAGAAAAGGATGGTTCGGTTACGAGCCTTGACAGGCTTGTGAAATGGAGATTCAAGGCAGTTGATCCTCCTGGTGAGGCATTGCCCGACGGTGAAATTATTGCAAGAATAGCCAAAAAAGCTGGTTTTTCCTTTGATTCCTCCCCTGAAGCAAACTTTGAAGAAATGAAAAAAGTTTCCAAAATATATTCCGGGGTAGATATTAATGATGTAAAGGATTACTCCAAAAATTCAAGATATCCACATGGAGAACTCCATCTGTACAGTGAAAAGTTCTCACTTCCTGATGGAAAGGCAAAATTCATTCCTGTTGTTGCAAAGGAAGAAAGCAGTGATCTTATACTCTCT of the Ferroplasma sp. genome contains:
- the fdhF gene encoding formate dehydrogenase subunit alpha; the protein is MKSICPFCGVGCGLELLPVNHIITAVKPVSEHVVSHGHICGKGAAAHEALTMWDRIYYPLVRNKGNLERTDWDSALDLVVKKIKEIQAKYGPDSVAFYGGCQNTLEEVYLFQKLGRALGTNNVDSCARVCHDPSAKALKEMVGIGAGATSVTEIPKADVIVIAGESITDSHPVLSQYFVEAKQNGARIIVIDPRTTRTDVFADVHIKIKPRTDIFLFNAVGNYLIQNNLINNDFINARTDDFESYKAAVSSYTLELAEEKTGIPKETIRQFADLVSGGKTIFSWGLGLTQSTGTKGIKSYIDLVLLTGNIGREGTGIIVYRGQTNVQSSGDLIKPDTFPNGPLNEANSEELSKVWGFRPPVCKGTNIPEAFYGNDGKIKALFLMGYNPVRSLPDKARIEKFLKSLELVVVQDIFMTENTDYAHIVFPAAAWAEKDGSVTSLDRLVKWRFKAVDPPGEALPDGEIIARIAKKAGFSFDSSPEANFEEMKKVSKIYSGVDINDVKDYSKNSRYPHGELHLYSEKFSLPDGKAKFIPVVAKEESSDLILSTGRTVTRYNTDEVINRIPGMQKYVPTLWINPVDAKKYGVSDGSMVLLKSRVGQLEISARITEDVIPGVVFSYMHNADINYVVDAELDDETGTPKYKFTPVTIAPVTHASS